DNA sequence from the Neospora caninum Liverpool complete genome, chromosome VIIa genome:
GGAGTCCTGGTTTAGGTCTTGAGTGCCTTTCTTTACCTGATCCAAATTTTCTTGTGTTTGCAGAGCACACACAATTTTTCCCCTCACCACAATGCATACGTGTCAGTGCGCCCCAGAGCCATACGGACAGAAGAATGCGAAAGAGATAGACACTGACCCATAGGCACAAAAGGTTTACTTGTGTACATGTGCCAACTTCAGAGAGCTGTGTTTTGACGGGCGGGCACTGAGTTTGGACTCCTTTCTACTAGTTTTCTCGGAGATCTGTtgaggggaaacgcgccaAGTTCCTTGGATCCATTATCCGCGGCATCAACCCCACGAGGGTGAAGAGTGCGGAGAATACAAATGTATCCACGAAGGTTTTACCTCCCTTTGACCACGAAAACACATCCCTGGCTTCGCAGTTCActcccccgtctccttcgttttcgtaAACAGATTCCCCCTGAATAACTGTACAGGCCTTTCCCGCGGCGACACCAAAGGGATGCGGGACACTTGCCGAGAACGTCCACGGTGAAAAACAATCTAGGGTGTGCACGCGTGAAAGAGAGCTAAACGGCCCGAATATAGGCCGATTCGAGCCGGCGACGAGACGGCGTGAAGTcggggaagacgcacagGACACGCATTTCtcgcaggcgcgcgagaacCGAGGGCCGCATGAACAGAAAAGagtcggcgcctccgcggcgtccAGAGATCGTCTATCAGAGGCATGACGAAGAcaggagcagaggaagaacgggggggggggggggggaaaaggCTAGTGGAACCGCCGCCGTTCCTCCGACGCCTCCATCGCGTGGCCGAAGGCTCGGTCACTGTGGCGAATTTAAATCTGCATTTCCAGATCTCTCTGGTCTACCGGGAGCAAGGCGGGGTCTGACGGGGTCCCCGTGAGGATGTTCACGATGTTCGCTCGGCAAATGGGGctgcgcagaaaaggagaagactcgaaaaaagaggaaatgCAAAGGTCGAGGCGTCGCAGAAAGACGTCCCGTTTTAcaaggaggaaaacgggatTTCAGCGACGATCTAGCGATTCGACAGGAGCACGAAAACCAGGAAAACTCTCGAGGGCAGAATGGCCAGGGAGGGGAGATTTGTGCCTCCGCACAAAGGAAACAAGACGGAACGCACCCGGTCCCAGCAGAACGAACTCCCAACTGGAAAAAAGACCGCGCACTAGACCTACCATGCTTGGCTCGTCTCTAGCCAGTGTTCGACGCAGGCTTTGTGGAAGAAATGACTGCACAGATGCCACGCAGAGTCAAGAGACACCCTGTATAATCTCCGACCGGTTCTGTACTTCCCGTAGTTTACGCGTGTGTTTCCTCAGGCATCCATCGATCACACTGCTTCCGAAGTTTCTCGCGTTCACGCAGTCTGATACGCAACTTGTTGGATACCTCCACGCTCATCTTGACACACTTTCGACCTATACATGCACGCGAAGTTCTAGCTTCCTCTTTATGTGcatctatctacatatgtgtgtacgcacatacacacatctatatacatctatatatatatatatatatgtacatcgTGCATGTCCGATGCAAAAGCCTATCGGGAAAGCTTCTGTCATGAGACCGAACGCTATGTTAGCGCTGGACCGCGGACTCCGCAAAAACGATTTTCTGTGAACCGAAATTTCTCGACTAGAGAGACGAACACTTAGGAAACAAACCTCTAAATCAACGATCCCAGATTGGCAAACCCCAAACGCAAAACACGATCACGATTCATATGCAtacgcatatgtatgtatatgtatgtatactggaggtagagagacaggggtaccaaaagaggagacacagataTACGTATAGATGTGTCTGCGCCTCCCTGTTTCCGAGAAGCCGTGCAGCTTagacgaggaaacagagattTGTCAAGGGCACTGGCTCTGCGTGGTTCTCAGAGCGCACCGGTTGTCGCACGGCATGATGAGAACCTCGTCTTCGTCATCGAGATCCACCATACAAATCGGGCACGCTCTGTTGATGGAAATCGACTGTCGCGAGAGCAAGCCCGAGGCGCTCGCcccactgtctccgccgaTCTCGAGGCCCCTGGGCCCTCCCGCGCCCACGCCCGCCTGCGCCCGCTGGACTCCGACCGCGGTCGTGGAGCCCACGGCGCCGTGGCCCGCGCCCGCCGAGAGGGCCCCAGGGGACCCGGAGCTCGCCCCCGGCGTCAACAAATTGGACACGCCATCAATCACCGTTTCCAGAGACAAACTTGGCAGCGGCCGCCGCTCCTGCTGTATATCCACCTCGTGCGTGTCGAGAGctgggaggagagaggagacgcaggcaacTGCGCAACGAtggcgaagcgagacacgAACACCccgcgagacgagacagcacCGACCCATGAAGAGGCGCCTTGGACGTTCCCACTCAAAATCGTGCCATAGCTGAACCCCagcgggaaagagagggagtaACAACCTTGCACAGGAACCGCCACACAAAGAGGCCTGAGATCTACGGTAGGTCGGTccacagaaagcgagaaagagagcggaagagggagacggggagagaccgagagaggaggggtGGGACACAGAAGGCGCCCGACGATTttggaagggaaagagagcgtcgccagaagaggcagggggagaaaagagcaaaggCGACAAAGGCCAGTTGTTGAGAAGGCAGAATTCAAGAGGCAGACTGACTGTACTGGCGCCGAAGATTCTCAATCAAGTCGCGATAGGTCTTGACTTCCAGCTGTTGCacgagcgaaggcggcgtGGGCTGTCGATCCGCCGGGCGCACCGCGAAGCGAACCATGAAATAAATGATGCACGGCAGGCACACGCAGATCTGCACAGACGCCGCACACCCCAGAAGGCCAGAGACGCAAGCGCAATTTCCTGGGAAACCCTCGGCGCAGTCGAGGGTGGCAGTTCGTCCTAATCGACATGTCAACGCACTCTACCCGACAACCAGAATGTAAGTAGAGAGGCAACAGGGAAACTGTGCCTTCCACGCTTTGGTTTTGAAATGGGTACAAGCATGTTTGTATCGAGGTATCTACATCTACATCTGTCATTCGTAGTTGCCATATATAGAAATATACCTGGAGGCATGTGAATATAGGAGCATGCACCCGCATATCTCTAtctgtacacatatatatatatatacatatatatatatatgtttgcgGCTCGTTATATACACACCCAGATATATCGGTGTTCCGCTGGAAGCCCATCTGTACCTACAGATGCATCTGTATATTGATATGCACGCCTTTGggtgtacatatacatgtgtgtttGCAGCTGCGCATGCGAAACTCTGGAGAACGTTCTAGGCCACTGACTAGGCAGGCCCTCGAGGAGGTGACTGAAGTGCCTTACGAGTGTGTACACGATGACGGGAATCAAGTAGACGGTGCCTGTAACCCAGAACATGACCTGCGACACCGTGCGCGCGAGCGTCGCtgcgaggggagaaggcaaaaaggcaaaaaaagTTTACAGCCTCAACCTGCCGGGGCCAACCTCTTTTCCGAGCGGACTGGACAGCCGCAAGATGCCTCCCTCTCATTCGGTGATTCGCAACCGGCAACGCGCTGCTTTGTGGTATCttgctctttccttctcttttcacgAGACGTACGCTCTCCACAGTGCGGTTCGAAGTAGAGTTGGTCCACTCCGAGAAGCCACCAAGTGAAGCCGAATGCGTGCACGAGGCGCGGGAGGATCATCATGGCGCAAGGCACCGAGGCGCCCGCCCGCATGCGCCACGCAGTCACCGCCGTGTTGCAAACAAGTTGCACAATCATCCGCGTCAGCCACACCAAGCTCCATACTTTTACGCCGATATCGCaactctgcatgcacaccgcaggagacagaacacCACCCCACGCCTCAGCGCCCCCTCAAAACGGCACACAGAGACtcacggagacagagctaCCCAAACACCCATACCTAGTCACACACACctatcgatatatatatatatatatatatatatacatatatatatatatatatagagagagagagagaggtagacAGATGGATGCATCGTTGCAAATAAGCatgtacgcatgcatgtagaAGTGCAAATGTTTCTTAGATTGGAAACAGGACAGGCTGAGCAGACTGTCGAGTTCAAGACCACCCCTGGAGCCGCCACGAGAGATGAAGCTGTGAAGTGTCTCATTTCGAAACAGCCTCTGTACGAACGTCATAAACACAGATCTCTATCAGTATACcaaatatgtatatggacAGGGATAGGATTgcacaaacatatatatacatacatgaatttatatatatatatatatatatatatatatatgtatagggAGGCGCGTAGCGAGGGGGGAGATTGGCTGAATGGGCGACACTAGTGCCATCCGAGCAGGAGACCTCCGGATGGGTTTCTGGTCTCAGGGCCCACACCACGAAGCATGCACACATGTCTCTCCCTGGGACCCGGAAAGACGTTTGCAAATACACTCATATAttcacatgcatatacatgtgaATGCAGTATTACGTGTATCGATACGTATGCACAAGGACACGCGTGTGCTTGGACGTATATGCATTTCTACGTGTACATAGACGCGCGAAACGCATGGAGAGAGGCCACAAGCATATCcgtgcacatgcacgcaAATGAGAAAGTGTACGGATTGGAGGTCGACGCAAGTACTCACTCTTTCCCAGTCGTCTCTGtagagggcgagaagagcgatcTGACAGGCGGTGAAGCCGACCAGGCAGAAGCCGTAGAACACGTAGACCGAAATCGCCATTCGCCGATCCCGGCGGAGATTGTCGGCTGCAAAAACAGGAGATAGGGAACTCGAATATAAGCCGGCTGTTTCTCGGCGCGCCACTTtcctggctgtctctctccggaaGGTTGGTTTCTGCTCGTCGACTCAGCGAATGAGCGGGAAACGCAGTGAGTGGGATCATCGCCGTGAAGGTTCCGCAGCACgcgtgcagagaagagacgtttTCACACGTGCTCCACCCCGAACTGCCTCGGCGTATGCGTCGAGATTCGCAAcactccctcgcctctctcttgccgtTCGTAGCTGTCTCCGAGAGGCAACGAGCGACAGGGAACGAGAAGGTAGGGAGAAAAATGGAGGGGAGGGGTCTTGAATCCCgcagcgacgcaggagcAAAGGAGGACGTTTCTCACAAACGAAACCGACACGCAAAGGCACGCGGCCGCCGCAGGGAGAAGCCAGGACATGAGATACGCAGAGGTAAGAGGCTGTCTTGGTCTCGAAAACTAAGAGAGGGGGAGCGAAACCCAAGAATCCACGGAAGGGAGGAAACCCGCGACATACAGCTAGCAAATGAGGTTTTGCAGAGCGCCCATCCAAAACGGCGATGGCTTTCGGTCCTGCGCTGTCGCCTTGTGTGTCGGTGCATTGGAGAAGGATGCAAAGGGGGCATTCACgatttctttcttcctgcttcgctttGGTTGTGCGCTACACCACTGCGCGTCTtgcaagacagagacggaccGAATAGGCCGCGTACCTTCCTCATTGAGGTCGCGTTGAATTTGCAACGCgatcgcctccgcctccgccgcctccatCCTCCTGTCCTGCTGACCCGCCCTCTCGCCTGGCGCGTTTCGCTATCGCTTTCGGCCTTccgcgcctgctgcgtctctttcggtCTCCTTTGCAAAGGGGCATCTGCGGCCTCGTGAAGGCGCCAAGAAATTTCCGGTTCCTCGGCGCGCTCGTCGCTTCCAGTTCCCGGGTGAGAGTTGCGCAGAACCCTTTCGAAGCAGTGACAAAACGGCGAGATGAGGACAACCGAAGAGAACccccgacgaagaagaagattgggacagaacgcgaggaaggcgaagagtgaaggagagcgaaaggaaacAAGACTGAGAGAAAACCTGGTGTCAAGAAGTTCCCCCTTTTGCgtcagaaaaaaaggaaaaagtgAGGTGCGCAGCCAGAGCACAACGCGTGTTCCACAGTTCACGCTGCGTCAGGCTCTGTCGCCGactccctcgctttctctgaGAAGTCTTGCTCCTCACTGCTACCCCGAACAGAATATcttcctgcatgcagggCTCCGGGTATTTGCGCGTGCGGATGACTGTATGCACAGGCACACGCAGAAATATGCAAGAGTTTTCCGCATGCGCGAAAGCGTATCTCCTTTTAAACGGAGGCTCTGATGAGAGGTGCGTTGGCAAGGAGCACTGCGCGGACTGACGAACGAGGGGGTCGGGGCGATGGGCACCGCGCGACGCGAAAGCGGCTtgcgaggagacgggaacCAGGAAGTGCACCGATGAGAGTTCCGCGTTAAATCGTGCTTgcaagagagggagacacccgaaACTTGGACCTCGTATACCGACGACTGCAGACTTGGCGAGGCAACTCGTAGCAGCGAAGGGGCAGAGTGTGTCGACGGCCACACGCCCGGCCAGCAGACGCCCTACAAATGATACTTTTTCGAGGAAGACAATGAAAAAGACGACCTGACGCGAAAAGATCGAAGGACAAAAGATAGGGAAATACCGACACAAGGAACGAACAGAAGAGGGACGCCTTGGTGTCTAGCGCCTCTAGAAAGCCGCAATTGTTTGAATGTGAGGTCCCCTCACCTCAAGGTCGCGTTGACAGAGGTACGGgccgaaaaaaagggaacagaACCAAGAAGACCCAGACATAGCGACACATCTGCCTCGACCAGGCGATGTAGATGGAGAGGGTGGACGGCGGCCACAGTCGCCGGCGAAATGGACCAGGTTGCGCCGCTTGCTCGACAACAAAGACCAGACGCTTGCCGGCGACAGCCAGAGGTGCACACACGGATTTTTGGGAAAGTGAGAGGTATTGCAGTTGCAAAGCGTCAGAGAGGGAAATGTAGAGGAGCAAGTGTAGATTTGCAAGGACTCCTAGACAAGAGATAAGAGGAACTCTTGCAGCGCGTCGCCTGATTCCACGCGCATCCAGATGCTGCTCAgccggtgtacagacacctgacGCTTGCTGTCCCAGCAGTTTCCAAAAAAGCAGGTGACTCAGAGGAACTCCGTTTTCTCGAGGTGGCGGTCAACTGGGGAGTCGCTGCTTCAGGCGTCGCTTCCGGAAAGCGAACGACAGCGGAGAGCAGCAGAGTCGCGCAGCCCGGGATCGAAACACGGAAGGCAGCGAGGGAAATTAGCGCGCACTGTAGACCCGCAGGCGAGTCGAGCCGACAGAGCAGTTGAGCGACGGAAAGAAGCCTTCCTCCAAAGAGCAAATCAGTGTTAACAGAAACGTacgggagagagcagaagactGACAAACTATCCgggagcgcgcgcggcagcgTAAGAAAATCACTGGGACGGGGCCGTCGAACTCCACCTTGGGTTCGATGGCTGTGTCCACTGTTCTACGGAAATGTCCGAAGACGAAGCGCACAACGCATTAGTTCACGATTTCGTGAACCGGCGTTAAAGGAAGGCGCGTTGACGGAATCGACGCGCCGGAACAAGCTGCTTCACAACGCCTGTGTCACCGCACATGGCCAGCAGCGGCGTCGAGACCGACATGCGCCCGGCACTGTCTCGCTTCTAACTCACTAAGGAAAACCGACGAAAAGTGGAAAATGCGCATTGTTGCGTTCAAAAAAATGAGAAGGAGGACTCGACAAAATCCCGGTCCGAAATTAGCAGGGAGCAGGCCTCTTCACATGAGCTAGAGACCGCGGGCTGGACGACTGACTCGCAacgcgcgtgcatgcagcgagccGCATAGCAGCAACACCTGGCCtaggaaaagcgaaaaacgaTCAATCATTTCAGGACAGAAATTATTCATTTCAGGATATATTACTCCGAACAACGGCAGCCAAGAGCAAAACGGCGAATCCGGCCTCGAACGTCGCAATGGATGACGGCGTACGTCGGCGCCGGCAAAAAGTAAACCAGTCTCAGGCTCGGAATGCGCTGGGTCATCCCTTTTCTTACAAATTCTAGATGGCAAAAACATATCGTCAGCGGATGGTCTTGTTGAACTCGAATCGTCGCTTGCTTCTCCTGGAAGATGCATACAGGCAGATGTCTAGAGCCATTCGACTGTAAGGCAATACGGGAACAAAACGACTCAGCAAGTGGTACCCATGGCGTGACGCGCGAAACCGTTACGACATGCGTATACGTAGGCGCATAGACATGTGCGTTTACAGCTATATATCTCCTTGGATGCGAAGGTATGTTTCTGTTGTGGTAAGC
Encoded proteins:
- a CDS encoding putative zinc finger (C3HC4 RING finger) protein yields the protein MEAAEAEAIALQIQRDLNEEADNLRRDRRMAISVYVFYGFCLVGFTACQIALLALYRDDWERSCDIGVKVWSLVWLTRMIVQLVCNTAVTAWRMRAGASVPCAMMILPRLVHAFGFTWWLLGVDQLYFEPHCGEPTLARTVSQVMFWVTGTVYLIPVIVYTLICVCLPCIIYFMVRFAVRPADRQPTPPSLVQQLEVKTYRDLIENLRRQYTLDTHEVDIQQERRPLPSLSLETVIDGVSNLLTPGASSGSPGALSAGAGHGAVGSTTAVGVQRAQAGVGAGGPRGLEIGGDSGASASGLLSRQSISINRACPICMVDLDDEDEVLIMPCDNRHFFHKACVEHWLETSQACPICRANIVNILTGTPSDPALLPVDQRDLEMQI